The following proteins are encoded in a genomic region of Arachis stenosperma cultivar V10309 chromosome 4, arast.V10309.gnm1.PFL2, whole genome shotgun sequence:
- the LOC130975226 gene encoding protein FAR1-RELATED SEQUENCE 5-like: MYNEVRKQRSLQNGDVNAAVRYLEGVARVDNRMYWRYRLGKDNNMCDLFWSDGRSQLDYGIFGDVLAFDATYGRNKYNLPVVVFSGVNHHNQTCVFGAAMVSCETQESYIWVLEKFLECMEGKPPNAVITDGDPAMRIAIHEVFPNAHHRLCAWHLLRNATSNIYDPRFTHLFRQCMLADLEVDEFEAHWDAMLNECGVREVEWVQDLYRRKHAWATAYIRGRFFAGIRTTSRCESLHAKLGRFVESRYGILEFVTNFQRCVDFLRDNEDELDFRSSYGTPVLQTEFVELEKSGWTKYTREMFFRYRETLRRCVRVKICHCDVSDSGEVYILQKYRRPERTWEVRWERASNKFSCDCMRMESFGLPCVHIVAVLVRMDITSLPDTLVLRKWSKTAKLHYGIVGT; encoded by the coding sequence ATGTATAACGAGGTTAGAAAGCAAAGAAGCTTGCAGAATGGGGATGTTAATGCAGCAGTTCGTTATTTGGAAGGTGTAGCTCGTGTGGATAACAGGATGTACTGGAGGTATAGGCTAGGGAAGGACAACAATATGTGTGACCTGTTCTGGAGTGATGGCCGTAGTCAGCTGGATTATGGAATTTTTGGCGATGTCCTCGCATTTGATGCCACATATGGTCGAAACAAGTACAATCTCCCTGTGGTTGTGTTTTCAGGAGTGAACCACCACAATCAAACCTGTGTTTTTGGGGCAGCAATGGTATCGTGCGAAACACAAGAGTCCTACATTTGGGTATTAGAAAAGTTTCTGGAATGCATGGAAGGAAAACCCCCAAATGCGGTCATCACAGATGGAGATCCAGCGATGCGCATAGCTATTCACGAGGTCTTTCCCAATGCCCACCACAGGTTATGTGCATGGCATCTTCTGCGGAACGCCACGTCAAACATATACGACCCACGCTTCACCCATCTTTTTAGGCAATGCATGCTTGCTGACTTGGAGGTTGATGAGTTTGAGGCACATTGGGATGCTATGTTGAACGAATGTGGGGTAAGGGAAGTCGAATGGGTTCAGGACCTGTACCGGCGAAAGCATGCTTGGGCGACTGCGTACATCAGAGGCCGCTTTTTTGCTGGTATACGCACAACGTCTCGCTGCGAGTCACTTCATGCGAAGCTTGGTAGGTTTGTAGAGAGTAGGTATGGCATACTTGAATTTGTGACAAACTTCCAACGGTGCGTCGATTTTTTGCGTGATAATGAGGATGAGCTTGATTTTCGTTCCTCGTATGGGACTCCAGTGTTACAAACTGAATTTGTCGAGCTTGAGAAGTCGGGTTGGACAAAGTACACTCGTGAAATGTTCTTCAGATATCGGGAAACTCTTAGGAGATGTGTTCGAGTTAAGATTTGCCACTGCGATGTTAGTGACAGCGGGGAAGTATACATCCTTCAAAAATATAGAAGGCCCGAGCGAACATGGGAGGTTAGGTGGGAGAGGGCGAGTAATAAATTCAGTTGCGATTGCATGCGAATGGAATCATTTGGTCTACCATGTGTGCACATTGTAGCTGTTTTGGTTCGGATGGACATCACATCCCTTCCCGACACGCTGGTTCTCCGTAAATGGTCGAAGACGGCAAAGTTGCATTATGGAATTGTGGGAacttga